A genomic segment from Nematostella vectensis chromosome 6, jaNemVect1.1, whole genome shotgun sequence encodes:
- the LOC5519883 gene encoding RNA/RNP complex-1-interacting phosphatase, translated as MKRIPDRWRDYSTCNWTPIEGQRIIIFKTPLSNKYNTSAPEDNGIEENERFTPTDLIEQLAQREMKLGLVLDFTFTTRYYDPREFTAEGIIYKKMMCAGHVIPKKKDIKRFEDEVKNFLENDKTGSLVGIHCTHGVNRTGYMVCRYLIDCCGYEPEKAIEAFNQARGHPLERENYLEDLKKRLKDSDLGNDEDVDDDDNDKNDERQRDFLQRDSRSRNWDRAPRRYDCSERNTRKWREDQDQWNSHGYDQWNIPRRYDNYYQGRSHPYDTRDSRLHSRSSYSNHYYKDYPNRGSHSRYGSYQEDWRTDSWREWNCRSYDRPDDRQGEDLNRRLSNREKRPKYD; from the exons GTGGCGAGACTACTCAACTTGTAACTGGACACCAATTGAGGGCCAGAGGATTATTATATTCAAGACTCCTTTGTCAAAT AAATATAATACATCTGCTCCAGAAGATAATGGTATAGAGGAGAATGAAAG GTTCACACCAACCGATTTAATAGAGCAGCTTGCACAAAGGGAGATGAAACTAGGCTTAGTGTTGGATTTCACCTTTACCACTAGATACTATGACCCAAGG GAATTCACAGCAGAAGGGATAATCTATAAGAAGATGATGTGTGCTGGCCATGTGATCCCTAAGAAGAAGGATATTAAAAG ATTTGAAGACGAAGTCAAGAACTTTCTTGAAAATGATAAAACTG GGTCTCTTGTCGGCATCCACTGCACTCATGGTGTAAACAGGACTGGATACATGGTCTGTAG ATATCTGATTGACTGTTGTGGCTATGAGCCAGAGAAGGCAATTGAAGCCTTCAACCAAGCAAGAGGGCACCCATTGGAGCGGGAAAACTACCTGGAAGATCTTAAAAA ACGACTCAAGGACAGTGATCTTGGCAATGATgaagatgttgatgatgacgataatgataAGAATGATGAGCGGCAAAGAGACTTTCTACAAAGAGATTCACGTTCCAGGAACTGGGACCGTGCACCACGAAGATATGACTGCAGTGAAAGAAATACCAGGAAATGGCGGGAGGACCAGGATCAGTGGAACTCACACGGCTATGACCAGTGGAACATACCCAGAAGATATGACAACTATTATCAAGGACGGTCACATCCATATGACACAAGGGACTCAAGATTACACTCAAGGTCCTCATATAGTAACCACTACTACAAGGACTATCCAAATAGGGGTTCCCATAGTAGGTATGGCTCGTATCAAGAGGACTGGAGGACAGATTCGTGGAGGGAGTGGAATTGTAGAAGTTATGACAGGCCAGACGACAGGCAAGGGGAAGACTTAAATAGGAGGTTAAGCAACAGGGAGAAGAGGCCTAAGTACGATTAG
- the LOC5519884 gene encoding CD151 antigen isoform X1: protein MGKNEDQCCSCTLEGKKCFFLFYDVLLGLSGVAMVVLGTWTLIHRNEFNILLDSSWFVIIVGLMIGIGGVVVLICTCGCYGTVKEHRYLLISFLIMLTLVLIVQISVGVIAFVHRAELTHDMKYTTRRRMSDYGVRQDVTKAIDQMQINFKCCGEDNWSTWNTTAWKQSSNNSVPDSCCKTPSFGCGKRDHPSNIYREGCVIGLTVFFRKHLLVLGSVLLGIALIQLIGLIMTVCLLRFVKDYY from the exons ATGGGGAAAAATGAAGACCAGTGTTGCTCTTGTACTTTGGAGGGGAAAAAGTGCTTCTTCCTCTTCTACGATGTTTTGTTAGGG TTATCGGGAGTAgcgatggtggtgttgggcaccTGGACGCTGATCCACAGGAACGAGTTTAACATCCTCCTGGACAGCAGCTGGTTTGTCATCATAGTGGGGCTAATGATTGGCATTGGGGGCGTGGTCGTCCTCATATGCACGTGCGGTTGCTATGGCACCGTCAAAGAACACAGATATCTGCTTATATCG TTCCTGATCATGCTGACCCTAGTGCTGATCGTCCAGATATCCGTAGGGGTAATCGCCTTCGTACATCGAGCAGAG CTTACGCACGATATGAAATACACAACAAGACGGCGCATGAGTGACTATGGGGTGCGACAGGACGTCACAAAGGCCATAGACCAGATGCAAATTAAT TTCAAGTGCTGCGGCGAGGATAACTGGTCCACGTGGAACACGACGGCCTGGAAACAAAGCTCCAATAACTCGGTCCCAGACTCCTGCTGTAAGACACCATCTTTTGGGTGTGGCAAGAGGGACCATCCGTCCAACATATACCGCGAG GGGTGTGTAATTGGACTGACAGTGTTCTTCCGTAAACATTTATTGGTCCTCGGTAGCGTGTTGCTCGGCATTGCTTTAATACAG CTGATTGGCCTCATCATGACAGTATGCCTCCTGCGATTTGTTAAAGACTATTACTGA
- the LOC125568036 gene encoding uncharacterized protein LOC125568036 isoform X1 produces the protein MVSFALHFNERVEPEEIDHKKIQRALKAKDDGDVSDSAYHELKMVAGSSLPSLYGIQKERKAQNAIIPITEFEGNAKGCSRSIKDILSYSSDVIGNAGGNVITLRFSGDGRKTTKKLGSVMTTFCFPAENSVKRSPEREYCISIYDGKESYDILKATLRGVFDEMKALGRTGILVNGLEYTIDWVMCADWKFMACILGINSPCALYFCIWCECSKRMIRDFSIPQWPITRTLNQCRARVGCPNAKGVQCLPLVDIEFTKVIPDTLHLKLRIMGKLLNQVACWAIEQNVKKAMEEAIEALGVRFCFYDVQDDSGKTTTKWSSLDCDDLETIIRGLDIHAFLGDMENKSITSLDCLTKAQLVEECRKFHLRSTGTKDFLRATLKDHLDRNNIVFEPSSTPTCEKTVLSISELTQVWKSLMVLTDALGANPGDEAYLRADAFQEKARQWGTKFRKATFDEDVIPYIHVLVYHVPQFLEIHGTIHQFNCQTVEKKNHMQNKTFHRGSQKGGKNSNYTVQSRVILGCTKLELIEQCMSNQPQFLILGAKNGKLFSCYLTTVGVPSIHG, from the exons ATGGTCAGTTTTGCCCTACATTTCAATGAGAGGGTTGAGCCTGAGGAGATTGACCATAAAAAGATCCAAAGAGCTCTCAAG gccaaagatgatggtgatgtttctGACTCAGCATACCATGAGCTAAAGATGGTAGCTGGGTCCAGCTTGCCATCACTGTATGGGATacagaaagagagaaaagCTCAAAATGCAATCATTCCTATTACAGAATTTGAAGGG AATGCAAAAGGATGTTCAAGATCCATCAAGGACATTCTAAGTTATAGTTCAGATGTCATTGGAAATGCAGGGGGCAATGTTATAACCCTTCGGTTTTCTGGTGATGGTAGAAAAACCACCAAAAAACTCGGGAGTGTTATGACAACCTTCTGCTTTCCAGCAGAAAACTCTGTTAAAAGAAGCCCAGAAAGGGAATACTGTATATCTATATATGATG gCAAGGAGTCATATGACATCCTAAAGGCGACCTTGAGAGGGGTTTTTGATGAGATGAAGGCCCTAGGGAGAACTGGCATTCTTGTTAATGGCCTTGAATACACTATTGATTG GGTGATGTGTGCTGACTGGAAGTTCATGGCGTGTATTCTCGGAATTAATAGTCCCTGTGCCTTGTACTTCTGCATTTGGTGCGAATGCAGCAAAAGGATGATCAGAGACTTTTCTA TCCCACAATGGCCCATAACCAGAACCTTAAACCAGTGCCGTGCACGTGTTGGGTGTCCAAATGCCAAGGGAGTTCAATGTTTACCTCTCGTGGACATTGAATTTACCAAGGTCATACCCGACACCCTGCACCTCAAATTGAGGATCATGGGAAAACTTCTCAACCAG GTTGCTTGCTGGGCTATAGAGCAGAATGTTAAAAAAGCCATGGAAGAAGCAATAGAAGCTTtgg GTGTGAGGTTTTGTTTCTATGATGTCCAGGATGACAGTGGCAAAACCACAACCAAGTGGAGCTCTTTGGATT GTGATGATTTGGAAACTATCATTAGGGGGCTTGATATCCATGCCTTCCTAGGAGACATGGAGAACAAGTCCATCACCAGCCTTGACTGTCTGACCAAAGCCCAGCTAGTGGAGGAATGTAGGAAGTTCCATCTGAGGTCGACAGGCACCAAGGACTTCCTACGTGCCACACTCAAGGATCATCTTGACCGCAACAACATAGTGTTTGAg CCATCGTCCACTCCCACTTGTGAGAAAACAGTTCTTAGCATATCAGAGCTGACACAAGTGTGGAAAAGTTTGATGGTCCTCACTGATGCTCTTGGGGCAAATCCTGGAGATGAAGCATATCTTCGAGCAGATGCTTTTCAAGAAAAGGCCCGCCAATGGGGAACCAAATTTAGAAAGGCCACGTTTGATGAG GATGTAATTCCATATATACATG TTCTTGTTTATCATGTCCCCCAATTTTTGGAGATTCATGGCACGATCCACCAGTTCAATTGCCAGACAGTGGAAAAGAAAAACCACATGCAGAACAAGACATTCCACAGGGGTAGCCAGAAAGGGGGGAAAAATAGCAACTACACTGTACAG TCCCGTGTCATTCTCGGGTGTACGAAATTGGAGCTCATCGAACAGTGCATGTCGAATCAGCCACAATTCCTTATCCTCGGAGCAAAGAATGGGAAGCTTTTCTCTTGCTACCTCACTACTGTCGGGGTTCCCAGCATTCACGGCTAA
- the LOC125568036 gene encoding uncharacterized protein LOC125568036 isoform X3: protein MVSFALHFNERVEPEEIDHKKIQRALKNAKGCSRSIKDILSYSSDVIGNAGGNVITLRFSGDGRKTTKKLGSVMTTFCFPAENSVKRSPEREYCISIYDGKESYDILKATLRGVFDEMKALGRTGILVNGLEYTIDWVMCADWKFMACILGINSPCALYFCIWCECSKRMIRDFSIPQWPITRTLNQCRARVGCPNAKGVQCLPLVDIEFTKVIPDTLHLKLRIMGKLLNQVACWAIEQNVKKAMEEAIEALGVRFCFYDVQDDSGKTTTKWSSLDCDDLETIIRGLDIHAFLGDMENKSITSLDCLTKAQLVEECRKFHLRSTGTKDFLRATLKDHLDRNNIVFEPSSTPTCEKTVLSISELTQVWKSLMVLTDALGANPGDEAYLRADAFQEKARQWGTKFRKATFDEDVIPYIHVLVYHVPQFLEIHGTIHQFNCQTVEKKNHMQNKTFHRGSQKGGKNSNYTVQSRVILGCTKLELIEQCMSNQPQFLILGAKNGKLFSCYLTTVGVPSIHG from the exons ATGGTCAGTTTTGCCCTACATTTCAATGAGAGGGTTGAGCCTGAGGAGATTGACCATAAAAAGATCCAAAGAGCTCTCAAG AATGCAAAAGGATGTTCAAGATCCATCAAGGACATTCTAAGTTATAGTTCAGATGTCATTGGAAATGCAGGGGGCAATGTTATAACCCTTCGGTTTTCTGGTGATGGTAGAAAAACCACCAAAAAACTCGGGAGTGTTATGACAACCTTCTGCTTTCCAGCAGAAAACTCTGTTAAAAGAAGCCCAGAAAGGGAATACTGTATATCTATATATGATG gCAAGGAGTCATATGACATCCTAAAGGCGACCTTGAGAGGGGTTTTTGATGAGATGAAGGCCCTAGGGAGAACTGGCATTCTTGTTAATGGCCTTGAATACACTATTGATTG GGTGATGTGTGCTGACTGGAAGTTCATGGCGTGTATTCTCGGAATTAATAGTCCCTGTGCCTTGTACTTCTGCATTTGGTGCGAATGCAGCAAAAGGATGATCAGAGACTTTTCTA TCCCACAATGGCCCATAACCAGAACCTTAAACCAGTGCCGTGCACGTGTTGGGTGTCCAAATGCCAAGGGAGTTCAATGTTTACCTCTCGTGGACATTGAATTTACCAAGGTCATACCCGACACCCTGCACCTCAAATTGAGGATCATGGGAAAACTTCTCAACCAG GTTGCTTGCTGGGCTATAGAGCAGAATGTTAAAAAAGCCATGGAAGAAGCAATAGAAGCTTtgg GTGTGAGGTTTTGTTTCTATGATGTCCAGGATGACAGTGGCAAAACCACAACCAAGTGGAGCTCTTTGGATT GTGATGATTTGGAAACTATCATTAGGGGGCTTGATATCCATGCCTTCCTAGGAGACATGGAGAACAAGTCCATCACCAGCCTTGACTGTCTGACCAAAGCCCAGCTAGTGGAGGAATGTAGGAAGTTCCATCTGAGGTCGACAGGCACCAAGGACTTCCTACGTGCCACACTCAAGGATCATCTTGACCGCAACAACATAGTGTTTGAg CCATCGTCCACTCCCACTTGTGAGAAAACAGTTCTTAGCATATCAGAGCTGACACAAGTGTGGAAAAGTTTGATGGTCCTCACTGATGCTCTTGGGGCAAATCCTGGAGATGAAGCATATCTTCGAGCAGATGCTTTTCAAGAAAAGGCCCGCCAATGGGGAACCAAATTTAGAAAGGCCACGTTTGATGAG GATGTAATTCCATATATACATG TTCTTGTTTATCATGTCCCCCAATTTTTGGAGATTCATGGCACGATCCACCAGTTCAATTGCCAGACAGTGGAAAAGAAAAACCACATGCAGAACAAGACATTCCACAGGGGTAGCCAGAAAGGGGGGAAAAATAGCAACTACACTGTACAG TCCCGTGTCATTCTCGGGTGTACGAAATTGGAGCTCATCGAACAGTGCATGTCGAATCAGCCACAATTCCTTATCCTCGGAGCAAAGAATGGGAAGCTTTTCTCTTGCTACCTCACTACTGTCGGGGTTCCCAGCATTCACGGCTAA
- the LOC125568036 gene encoding uncharacterized protein LOC125568036 isoform X2 produces MVSFALHFNERVEPEEIDHKKIQRALKAKDDGDVSDSAYHELKMVAGSSLPSLYGIQKERKAQNAIIPITEFEGNAKGCSRSIKDILSYSSDVIGNAGGNVITLRFSGDGRKTTKKLGSVMTTFCFPAENSVKRSPEREYCISIYDGKESYDILKATLRGVFDEMKALGRTGILVNGLEYTIDWVMCADWKFMACILGINSPCALYFCIWCECSKRMIRDFSIPQWPITRTLNQCRARVGCPNAKGVQCLPLVDIEFTKVIPDTLHLKLRIMGKLLNQVACWAIEQNVKKAMEEAIEALGVRFCFYDVQDDSGKTTTKWSSLDCDDLETIIRGLDIHAFLGDMENKSITSLDCLTKAQLVEECRKFHLRSTGTKDFLRATLKDHLDRNNIVFEPSSTPTCEKTVLSISELTQVWKSLMVLTDALGANPGDEAYLRADAFQEKARQWGTKFRKATFDEDVIPYIHVLVYHVPQFLEIHGTIHQFNCQTVEKKNHMQNKTFHRGSQKGGKNSNYTVQIMERENRKLFSRENNLERVKRKYQKQ; encoded by the exons ATGGTCAGTTTTGCCCTACATTTCAATGAGAGGGTTGAGCCTGAGGAGATTGACCATAAAAAGATCCAAAGAGCTCTCAAG gccaaagatgatggtgatgtttctGACTCAGCATACCATGAGCTAAAGATGGTAGCTGGGTCCAGCTTGCCATCACTGTATGGGATacagaaagagagaaaagCTCAAAATGCAATCATTCCTATTACAGAATTTGAAGGG AATGCAAAAGGATGTTCAAGATCCATCAAGGACATTCTAAGTTATAGTTCAGATGTCATTGGAAATGCAGGGGGCAATGTTATAACCCTTCGGTTTTCTGGTGATGGTAGAAAAACCACCAAAAAACTCGGGAGTGTTATGACAACCTTCTGCTTTCCAGCAGAAAACTCTGTTAAAAGAAGCCCAGAAAGGGAATACTGTATATCTATATATGATG gCAAGGAGTCATATGACATCCTAAAGGCGACCTTGAGAGGGGTTTTTGATGAGATGAAGGCCCTAGGGAGAACTGGCATTCTTGTTAATGGCCTTGAATACACTATTGATTG GGTGATGTGTGCTGACTGGAAGTTCATGGCGTGTATTCTCGGAATTAATAGTCCCTGTGCCTTGTACTTCTGCATTTGGTGCGAATGCAGCAAAAGGATGATCAGAGACTTTTCTA TCCCACAATGGCCCATAACCAGAACCTTAAACCAGTGCCGTGCACGTGTTGGGTGTCCAAATGCCAAGGGAGTTCAATGTTTACCTCTCGTGGACATTGAATTTACCAAGGTCATACCCGACACCCTGCACCTCAAATTGAGGATCATGGGAAAACTTCTCAACCAG GTTGCTTGCTGGGCTATAGAGCAGAATGTTAAAAAAGCCATGGAAGAAGCAATAGAAGCTTtgg GTGTGAGGTTTTGTTTCTATGATGTCCAGGATGACAGTGGCAAAACCACAACCAAGTGGAGCTCTTTGGATT GTGATGATTTGGAAACTATCATTAGGGGGCTTGATATCCATGCCTTCCTAGGAGACATGGAGAACAAGTCCATCACCAGCCTTGACTGTCTGACCAAAGCCCAGCTAGTGGAGGAATGTAGGAAGTTCCATCTGAGGTCGACAGGCACCAAGGACTTCCTACGTGCCACACTCAAGGATCATCTTGACCGCAACAACATAGTGTTTGAg CCATCGTCCACTCCCACTTGTGAGAAAACAGTTCTTAGCATATCAGAGCTGACACAAGTGTGGAAAAGTTTGATGGTCCTCACTGATGCTCTTGGGGCAAATCCTGGAGATGAAGCATATCTTCGAGCAGATGCTTTTCAAGAAAAGGCCCGCCAATGGGGAACCAAATTTAGAAAGGCCACGTTTGATGAG GATGTAATTCCATATATACATG TTCTTGTTTATCATGTCCCCCAATTTTTGGAGATTCATGGCACGATCCACCAGTTCAATTGCCAGACAGTGGAAAAGAAAAACCACATGCAGAACAAGACATTCCACAGGGGTAGCCAGAAAGGGGGGAAAAATAGCAACTACACTGTACAG ATCATGGAGAGggaaaacagaaaactgtTCAGTAGGGAAAATAATTTGGAAAGGGTCAagagaaaatatcaaaagcagtga